The Bradyrhizobium barranii subsp. barranii genome segment GCCGGCACGATGAACGATACGATGGGGGTTGCCGCGTAGCGGTATCACTGTGCCGGGTTGGAACGGCGCAGCCTTCGGCAAACGACCAAGACGTGCAGCGATCCACGCGCCGTGACGTTGTGCGAAGTCCTTGGCTTCGGCCAGCGTGCCGCGCGGCGGGATGGTGAGGATGGCTTCGCGATCGCTCGGATGAATTCTGAGCGTGTAGCGGCGCGCGCGGCGGTGCCGGCGCAATCGAATCGCAAAAAACTGCGATCCATGGGTGATGACCAGGGTCTTCGGCTCGTGGGGCCGTCGATAGAGGAGTGCGCGAGTGGCCATGTCTGTCAGTCCGGGGGGCAGGAGGGCGCCCGGATTCTGCCATAACCGCCGCCAGGGAAAGCGCTCGGCGCAAAAACAAATCATTTGCCCAACATACAGCGGTCTAGCGTCCGGGAGACCCTACAGACTGGGGTTGGAACCCGGTTTTTTCGCCCCCGCTGGACGCATGCGGCACCCCCAAGGGCTGAGGTGGGACTCACTCCTATAAGGCTACCTAAATACCGCGAATCTGGAGGGAACCAGCCCCTGCCGGAACCTCCGACAGGGCGCCGATTTTCAGCGGGAAAGCCGAAAAACGCGCTTATTCGGCCGCGAGGGCCTGCAACGAGCTCGGATTCGCAGCCGAGACCATGAAGTCATGGATGCGCGGCACGATTTCCGACTTGAAGCGCGAGCCGTTGAACACGCCGTAATGCCCGACGCCCTTCTGGACGTAATGAACGCGGCGGTGATCGGGGATCGAGCTGCACAATGTGTGTGTTGCTTCGGTCTGACCGAGCCCGGAGATGTCGTCGTTCTCGCCTTCGACCGTCATCAGCGCCACGCGCGTGACCTTCGAGGGGTCGACGCGTGTTCCGCGATGGGTCATCTCGCCCTTCGGCAGCGAGTGCTTCACGAACACGGTGTCGACCGTCTGCAGATAATACTCGGCGGAGAGATCCATCACCGCGAGATATTCGTCGTAGAAGTCGCGATGCTTGTCGACGAGGTCGCCGTCGCCCTTCACCAGATTGGCGAACAGGCGCTTGTGGGCGTCCATGTGCCGGTCGAGGTTCATGCTGATGAACCCGTTGAGCTGCAGGAAGCCCGGATAGACGTCGCGCATCATGCCCGGATGCGGGAACGGCACCTTGGTGATGACGGTGTTGCGGAACCAGTCGATGCCGCGCTCCTGGGCGAGCTTGTTCACCCCGGTCGGATTGCGGCGGGTGTCGATCGGGCCGCCCATCAGCGTCATCGACGTCGGCACGAAGGGGTCGCGCCGCGCTTCCATGATCGAGACGGCGGCAACGACGGGAACGGAGGGCTGGCACACCGCCATGACATGGGTGTTGCCGCCAAGGACGTGCAGCATCTCGATGACGTAGTCGATGTAGTCGTCGAGATCGAAGCGGCCATCGCTCAGGGGCACCATGCGGGCGTCGGCCCAATCGGTGATGTAGACCTCATGCGCCGGCAGGAACGCCTCGACCGTGCCGCGCAGCAGCGTCGCGTAGTGGCCGGACATCGGCGCCACGATCAGCACGCGCGGCTGCGGGCTGCGCAAGGGACGGGCGAACTTGCGATCGAAGTAGAGCAGCTTGCAGAACGGCTTTTCCCAGACCGAGCGGACCTCGACGGGAACGCGGATGCCGTTGACCTCGGTGTCGTTGAGGCCCCATTCCGGCTTGCCGTAACGGCGCGTGGTGCGTTCGAACAATTCACAGGCCGCGGCGACGGACTTGCCGACCTCGGTGCGCGCCCACGGATTGAGGGGATTCTGAAACAAGAGCTTGGTCGCATCGGTGACCGCACGCGCCGGATTGAGAGAGGCCTGCCCCATCTCGTACATCCAGTACATCGGCGTCGTCAGGACCGGACTGCCTTCGGCCGCCAGGGGCGGCGCGCCGCCGAACTCACCAATAGGCATCGTTAAAATCCTCTTCGCATCGCAACATACTGCCGAATGCGTAATATTGCGTCAATGCATGGTTCCGTACATCTACGGAGCCGGAACGGCTAAATCAGCCTGAATCCACGGGAAAGTGAGATTATTCACCGCTCGAGAGCAGCGAGCCGTGCTTCTTGGCGCTCCGCAAAAGGGCAAGGAATGCCCCAAAAGATGCAACCAGCAGCACCGCATTGATGGCCAACGCACGCAACATCAGATCGATCCGGAGGGTCTGTTCGATCAGGAGCGCCCGCATTCCCTCGAACACATAGGTCGGCGGCAGCGACCAGGCGACGTATTGCAGCCATGCCGGCAGCACGCTGACGGGATAGTAGACGCAGGCGAGCGGCATGATCGCGAACATCAGGGTCCAGACGATGCTCTCGGCGCCAAGGCCGTTTCGTAAGACCAGCCCCGAGACGAAGATGCCGACCGCCCAGCTCGTGAAGATCAGATTGCAGAAGAATGCGATCAGCGGCAGGCCGAGGGCATAGACGTTGAAGTGAAACAGGAACAGCGCGAGCAGCGTCATCGGGATGACGCCGATCGCGAGCCGGATCATGCTCATGATCATCAGCGACAGCAGAAACTCGATCGGCTTCAGGGGGCTCATCATGAGGTTGCCGATGTTGCGCGCCCACATCTCCTCCAGAAACGAGATCGAGAAGCCGAGCTGGCCGCGGAACAGGATG includes the following:
- a CDS encoding polyhydroxyalkanoate depolymerase yields the protein MPIGEFGGAPPLAAEGSPVLTTPMYWMYEMGQASLNPARAVTDATKLLFQNPLNPWARTEVGKSVAAACELFERTTRRYGKPEWGLNDTEVNGIRVPVEVRSVWEKPFCKLLYFDRKFARPLRSPQPRVLIVAPMSGHYATLLRGTVEAFLPAHEVYITDWADARMVPLSDGRFDLDDYIDYVIEMLHVLGGNTHVMAVCQPSVPVVAAVSIMEARRDPFVPTSMTLMGGPIDTRRNPTGVNKLAQERGIDWFRNTVITKVPFPHPGMMRDVYPGFLQLNGFISMNLDRHMDAHKRLFANLVKGDGDLVDKHRDFYDEYLAVMDLSAEYYLQTVDTVFVKHSLPKGEMTHRGTRVDPSKVTRVALMTVEGENDDISGLGQTEATHTLCSSIPDHRRVHYVQKGVGHYGVFNGSRFKSEIVPRIHDFMVSAANPSSLQALAAE
- a CDS encoding ABC transporter permease gives rise to the protein MTELSLHRGISIHRIGAMILRYWYLLMSSWPRLLELLYWPALQVITWGFLQLYIAENANFFARAGGTLIGAVILWDILFRGQLGFSISFLEEMWARNIGNLMMSPLKPIEFLLSLMIMSMIRLAIGVIPMTLLALFLFHFNVYALGLPLIAFFCNLIFTSWAVGIFVSGLVLRNGLGAESIVWTLMFAIMPLACVYYPVSVLPAWLQYVAWSLPPTYVFEGMRALLIEQTLRIDLMLRALAINAVLLVASFGAFLALLRSAKKHGSLLSSGE